Proteins encoded together in one Calditrichota bacterium window:
- a CDS encoding glycosyltransferase, with the protein MEFGIAIPAYKDAARLRRCLDSVKKIDAGWLSNVTVVDDSGDGQVADALTKEFPTVKWIVHDRNQGFAAAANHAVLGCSVEWVLLLNDDSELIEDVRDSLRKLLQNEMLFAVSLQSVDVDGNRREGAKRLIWSFGIAKILHNAKDQLQLIDGVSETSYAVGGHALFSRKLFESLGGFDAAFHPFYWEDVDLSQRARHEGYDVLYCENARVLHHTTGAIRSSANADKIREATWRNRLLFSRRYASGFQKFLQPIGLLWQKAVAVVTRDHVLENALAEFENTI; encoded by the coding sequence ATGGAATTCGGCATCGCGATTCCCGCGTACAAAGACGCAGCAAGACTGCGACGTTGCCTTGACTCAGTAAAGAAGATCGATGCCGGTTGGCTCTCAAACGTGACAGTTGTTGATGACAGCGGAGATGGTCAAGTTGCCGATGCGTTGACAAAAGAATTCCCGACCGTAAAGTGGATCGTTCACGATCGGAATCAGGGATTTGCCGCAGCGGCGAACCACGCCGTATTGGGTTGCTCAGTTGAATGGGTGTTGCTGCTCAATGACGATTCCGAGTTAATAGAAGATGTTAGGGATTCCTTACGGAAACTTCTTCAGAACGAGATGTTGTTCGCGGTATCGCTCCAATCGGTTGATGTCGACGGTAACCGGCGCGAAGGCGCTAAGCGGTTGATCTGGAGCTTTGGAATAGCAAAAATCCTGCACAACGCCAAAGATCAGTTACAACTGATAGACGGCGTATCTGAAACTTCGTATGCAGTGGGAGGGCATGCTCTATTCTCCCGCAAGTTGTTTGAGTCGCTTGGAGGGTTTGACGCGGCCTTTCATCCGTTTTACTGGGAAGACGTTGATCTCAGTCAAAGAGCAAGACATGAAGGTTACGACGTTTTGTACTGTGAAAACGCGCGCGTGCTGCACCATACTACCGGTGCCATTCGTTCATCGGCCAATGCAGATAAGATTCGCGAAGCAACGTGGCGCAACAGGCTATTGTTTTCAAGACGATATGCGAGCGGGTTCCAAAAATTTCTTCAGCCGATAGGGTTGCTGTGGCAGAAAGCAGTCGCAGTGGTTACTCGGGATCACGTTTTAGAGAACGCATTGGCAGAATTTGAGAACACGATTTGA
- a CDS encoding oligopeptide transporter, OPT family, protein MDHPHEHTKKVFRPYVSAETTMAESTLRALILGAVLGMVFTAANAYLGLYVGMTVSASIPAAVMSMFILRKIFKGGTILENNIVQTVASSGESLAAGIIFTIPAFYIWSAAGRDVEIPSLSTIAYISLIGGALGILMMIPLRRMLIRDEHETLPYPEGTACAEVLLAGERGGAHAQKVFWGLFAGAGYKLLTGAAIIRENLTYVFRTPSRAYLGIDAIPALVGVGYIIGLRVSAIMLAGGLLSSMVLVPVIAFFGESAIKPIFPVTDALISAMDSETIRSQYVRYIGAGAVTMGGILSLLKALPSLFRSLTKMRGRSAAAATSERTDDDLPPRFVLAGTAIVSLLSWLLAPHVPAVIPLIAVFGFIFVMVASRIVGLVGSSSNPVSGMTIATLLGTTLLFSAFGIGGIEGMAAALMVGAVVCVAICMAGDISQDLKTGFILGATPRKQQISEFVGVIAGVVVVGWVVHLLGSTYGFVQDAAHPNALQAPQANLMAILIEGVMDGKLQWSLIFFGMFIAAIVELFGVTSLAFAVGLYLPVGLSVGIMSGALIKHFASQRNELSEAEDGGVLFSSGLIAGEALVGIALALFATVGFSLEAFGGILGTMELPITIIAYGILLFALWRSVK, encoded by the coding sequence ATGGATCATCCGCACGAACATACGAAAAAGGTGTTTCGCCCCTACGTATCCGCTGAGACGACGATGGCGGAGTCGACCTTGCGAGCACTCATTCTCGGAGCCGTCTTGGGAATGGTCTTTACCGCGGCGAACGCCTATTTGGGTTTGTACGTCGGAATGACAGTTAGTGCCTCGATACCGGCGGCGGTGATGTCGATGTTCATCCTGAGAAAGATATTCAAAGGCGGAACGATTCTCGAAAATAACATCGTTCAAACGGTTGCTTCATCAGGCGAGTCGCTTGCGGCGGGAATTATCTTCACGATTCCGGCATTCTACATCTGGAGTGCGGCGGGGCGTGACGTAGAAATCCCAAGTCTTTCAACGATAGCCTACATTTCCCTTATTGGCGGCGCGCTCGGCATCTTGATGATGATTCCGCTTCGCCGCATGCTGATTCGCGACGAACATGAGACACTTCCGTACCCAGAAGGCACAGCCTGTGCAGAAGTCCTGTTGGCCGGTGAGCGCGGCGGCGCACACGCACAGAAAGTATTTTGGGGTTTATTTGCGGGTGCAGGATATAAACTCCTGACAGGAGCGGCAATTATTCGGGAGAATTTGACATACGTCTTCCGTACGCCTTCCCGGGCTTACTTAGGAATCGATGCAATCCCCGCGCTGGTCGGCGTAGGATACATCATCGGTTTGCGTGTGTCGGCGATCATGCTGGCGGGTGGTTTGTTGAGTTCGATGGTCCTCGTGCCCGTAATTGCTTTCTTTGGGGAGTCGGCTATCAAGCCAATCTTCCCGGTGACGGACGCTCTGATTTCCGCCATGGACAGCGAGACGATCCGATCCCAATATGTTCGCTACATCGGAGCCGGCGCAGTGACGATGGGCGGGATACTAAGCCTATTGAAAGCTCTGCCTTCACTGTTTCGCTCACTGACAAAAATGCGCGGAAGAAGTGCCGCCGCCGCGACCTCTGAAAGAACGGATGATGACCTTCCGCCGCGGTTCGTCCTTGCGGGAACGGCGATTGTATCGCTGTTGTCGTGGCTTCTTGCGCCCCATGTCCCGGCTGTCATACCGCTTATCGCCGTGTTTGGGTTCATTTTTGTGATGGTTGCGTCGCGAATCGTTGGCCTTGTGGGATCCTCATCCAATCCCGTTAGTGGCATGACGATCGCTACTCTGCTTGGTACCACGTTGTTGTTCTCTGCCTTCGGAATCGGTGGCATCGAAGGAATGGCGGCAGCTTTGATGGTCGGTGCCGTAGTCTGTGTCGCAATTTGCATGGCCGGTGATATTTCGCAGGATCTGAAGACCGGCTTCATTCTTGGTGCGACTCCCCGCAAACAACAGATATCAGAGTTCGTCGGTGTCATTGCAGGTGTCGTCGTCGTCGGATGGGTGGTTCACTTGTTGGGAAGCACCTACGGCTTCGTTCAGGACGCGGCGCATCCGAACGCCTTGCAAGCGCCGCAGGCAAACTTGATGGCGATATTGATTGAAGGCGTCATGGACGGCAAACTGCAATGGAGCTTAATATTCTTTGGGATGTTTATTGCGGCCATTGTCGAGTTGTTTGGAGTGACGTCGCTCGCTTTTGCCGTAGGATTGTACTTGCCTGTCGGTCTATCAGTCGGTATCATGTCGGGAGCGCTAATTAAGCATTTTGCCAGTCAGAGAAACGAACTTTCAGAGGCCGAAGACGGAGGCGTGCTGTTTAGCTCAGGTCTAATTGCGGGTGAAGCACTCGTCGGGATTGCACTCGCTCTCTTTGCGACAGTCGGCTTTTCCCTTGAAGCCTTCGGCGGGATACTCGGAACAATGGAACTTCCGATAACCATCATTGCATACGGCATTCTGCTTTTCGCGCTGTGGCGCTCCGTGAAGTAA
- a CDS encoding ABC transporter ATP-binding protein: MSLLVLDRIRAGYGAKPDVLRSVSLTVEQGERIAVVSSNGAGKTTLLRVAAGLLKPRSGTVDYTGKSNPAFLFQVPRQQLVCGTVREEVEYTLKLNGTSNVNLNTQANDILARFDLSELADRAPHALSGGQQQKVVLAASLARAPELLLLDEVDSYLDGKSRREFRAFFFGSVKSATIWAVSRPSELPADMKAFVLKDGVLLPYGQP; the protein is encoded by the coding sequence GTGTCGCTCCTCGTTCTTGACCGTATCCGCGCGGGTTATGGTGCGAAACCGGATGTTTTGCGCTCTGTTTCGCTAACGGTAGAACAGGGCGAGCGGATTGCGGTTGTCAGCAGCAACGGAGCCGGAAAGACCACTTTGCTGCGAGTCGCAGCCGGGTTGTTGAAACCGCGTTCGGGCACAGTCGACTACACAGGAAAATCCAATCCGGCCTTTTTGTTTCAAGTTCCCAGACAACAACTCGTTTGTGGGACCGTTCGCGAAGAAGTCGAGTACACGCTGAAACTTAACGGCACGAGCAATGTCAACCTCAACACTCAGGCGAACGATATCCTCGCGCGCTTTGACCTTAGTGAACTTGCTGATCGGGCACCGCATGCACTCTCCGGCGGTCAACAGCAGAAAGTCGTACTGGCCGCTTCACTTGCCCGTGCTCCTGAACTCTTGCTGCTGGATGAAGTGGATTCATATTTGGACGGCAAATCCCGCCGCGAGTTTCGCGCGTTTTTTTTTGGTTCTGTGAAGTCAGCGACAATTTGGGCGGTCAGTCGTCCCTCTGAACTTCCGGCGGACATGAAGGCTTTTGTACTAAAGGACGGCGTACTTTTGCCGTACGGTCAGCCATGA
- a CDS encoding energy-coupling factor ABC transporter ATP-binding protein, with protein sequence MNDGNLPLIRIRNLDFQYLPDVPVLRNVNCEFRSGELLYLVGESGSGKSTLAHLVGRILQPTAGSIEFGSDFYPSLVLQFPELLFLFDSIREEFDSLKDPELRLFAKDLVSRFSIDIESLSDIPPTSLSFAQRRVVATALQCARSREVIVLDEPTLGLDERNATVLADWLRETCQDGSCCIVVTHDLELIETAPGNVHILRQGQLKWRGGSTEFLESNDLLSLAGSA encoded by the coding sequence ATGAATGATGGGAACCTACCGCTGATCCGTATTCGCAATTTGGACTTTCAATATTTGCCGGACGTCCCGGTATTGCGAAACGTCAATTGCGAATTTCGCTCAGGTGAGCTGCTCTATCTTGTTGGAGAATCGGGAAGCGGCAAGAGCACACTGGCGCATTTAGTTGGGAGGATTCTTCAGCCAACGGCAGGAAGTATCGAATTCGGGAGTGATTTCTACCCGTCGCTGGTCCTGCAATTCCCGGAACTACTGTTCTTATTTGACTCTATAAGAGAAGAGTTTGACAGTCTGAAAGACCCTGAATTGCGACTCTTCGCTAAAGATTTAGTTTCGAGATTCTCAATTGATATCGAGTCTCTTTCGGATATTCCTCCAACTTCCCTATCGTTTGCCCAACGGCGTGTCGTAGCCACGGCCCTGCAATGCGCGCGGAGCCGCGAGGTGATCGTACTCGATGAGCCGACGCTTGGATTGGACGAACGGAATGCCACGGTATTGGCAGACTGGCTGCGTGAAACGTGCCAAGACGGGTCATGCTGTATCGTGGTTACACATGACCTTGAATTGATCGAAACAGCTCCCGGAAATGTGCATATCCTTAGGCAGGGACAACTAAAGTGGAGAGGGGGTTCCACGGAGTTTCTCGAATCAAATGATCTATTGTCGCTTGCAGGTTCCGCTTAA